One part of the Arabidopsis thaliana chromosome 4, partial sequence genome encodes these proteins:
- the MSH4 gene encoding MUTS-like protein 4, whose translation MEDDGGERSSFVAGLIENRAKEVGMAAFDLRSASLHLSQYIETSSSYQNTKTLLRFYDPSVIIVPPNKLAADGMVGVSELVDRCYSTVRKVVFARGCFDDTKGAVLIQNLAAEEPLALGLDTYYKQHYLSLAAAAATIKWIEAEKGVIVTNHSLTVTFNGSFDHMNIDATSVENLELIDPFHNALLGTSNKKRSLFQMFKTTKTAGGTRLLRANLLQPLKDIETINTRLDCLDELMSNEQLFFGLSQVLRKFPKETDRVLCHFCFKPKKVTEAVIGFENTRKSQNMISSIILLKTALDALPILAKVLKDAKCFLLANVYKSVCENDRYASIRKKIGEVIDDDVLHARVPFVARTQQCFALKAGIDGFLDIARRTFCDTSEAIHNLASKYREEFNLPNLKLPFNNRQGFFFRIPQKEVQGKLPNKFTQVVKHGKNIHCSSLELASLNVRNKSAAGECFIRTETCLEALMDAIREDISALTLLAEVLCLLDMIVNSFAHTISTKPVDRYSRPELTDSGPLAIDAGRHPILESIHNDFVSNSIFMSEATNMLVVMGPNMSGKSTYLQQVCLVVILAQIGCYVPARFATIRVVDRIFTRMGTMDNLESNSSTFMTEMRETAFIMQNVTNRSLIVMDELGRATSSSDGLAMAWSCCEYLLSLKAYTVFATHMDSLAELATIYPNVKVLHFYVDIRDNRLDFKVLSVFLSYEFETLGTAAECYIVLISFNCEMEPYMFHIMAFY comes from the exons ATGGAAGACGACGGAGGAGAGAGATCGAGTTTCGTCGCCGGCCTAATTGAGAACAGAGCCAAAGAG GTTGGAATGGCTGCTTTTGACCTAAGATCGGCTTCACTGCATCTATCTCAGTATATAGAGACAAGCAGCTCATACCAAAACACGAAGACGCTGTTGCGTTTCTATGATCCTTCTGTGATAATTGTTCCTCCCAACAAATTGGCAGCCGATGGCATGGTTGGGGTATCGGAACTGGTGGATAGATGTTATAGCACCGTTAGGAAG GTTGTGTTTGCCCGTGGCTGTTTTGATGACACCAAG GGTGCTGTGCTAATACAAAACTTGGCAGCAGAAGAACCTTTGGCGCTTGGTTTAGACACTTACTATAAGCAGCATTATCTCTCATtggctgctgctgctgctacaATCAAATG GATAGAGGCGGAAAAGGGTGTGATAGTCACCAACCACTCACTGACT GTAACTTTTAATGGATCGTTTGATCACATGAATATCGATGCAACTAG TGTTGAGAATCTGGAACTCATTGATCCATTCCACAACGCACTTTTGGGCACTAGCAACAAAAAGAGGAGTTTGTTCCAGATGTTcaagacaacaaaaacagcTGGCGG GACTAGGCTTCTTCGCGCAAACTTGTTACAGCCTCTGAAAGATATTGAAACTATTAACACTCGCCTGGACTGCCTG GATGAGTTGATGAGCAATGAACAACTATTCTTTGGGCTTTCACAAGTTTTACGAAAATTTCCAAAAGAGACTG ATCGAGTTCTTTGTCATTTCTGCTTCAAGCCAAAGAAAGTCACTGAAGCGGTCATAGGTTTTGAAAATACCAGAAAGAGCCAAAACATGATTTCAAGCATTATCTTACTTAAGACTGCATTGGATGCTTTACCTATACTTGCAAAg GTTCTGAAGGACGCaaagtgttttcttcttgCCAATGTTTACAAGTCAGTGTGTGAAAATGATAGATATGCTTCCATCAGAAAAAA aATCGGGGAagttattgatgatgatgtccTCCATGCACGGGTTCCGTTTGTTGCCCGTACACAGCAGTGTTTTGCTTTAAAAGCCGGAATTGATGGATTTTTGGATATTGCAAGAAGAACCTTCTGTGATACTAGTGAAG CAATACATAATCTGGCCAGTAAGTATCGTGAGGAATTCAACTTGCCAAATTTGAAACTCCCTTTCAACAACAGGCAGGGATTCTTTTTCAGAATTCCTCAGAAGGAAGTTCAGGGAAAACTTCCGAACAAATTCACTCAG GTTGTAAAACATGGGAAAAACATACATTGTTCGAGTCTGGAACTGGCTTCT TTGAATGTCAGGAATAAGTCTGCCGCTGGAGAGTGTTTCATTCGAACGGAAACATGCTTGGAAG CACTAATGGATGCTATAAGGGAAGATATCTCTGCCCTCACACTCCTAGCAGAAGTCTTATGTCTCCTAGATATGATTGTTAATTCATTTGCTCATACAATATCCACAAAGCCAGTGGATCGATACTCTAGACCTGAACTAACAG ATAGTGGCCCACTGGCAATTGATGCTGGAAGGCATCCCATCCTAGAAAGCATACACAACGACTTTGTT TCTAATAGTATATTCATGTCAGAAGCAACCAACATGTTGGTAGTTATGGGTCCAAACAT GAGCGGAAAGAGCACATATCTCCAACAGGTGTGTCTAGTAGTCATTCTTGCTCAGATTGGTTGCTATGTCCCAGCTCGCTTTGCAACTATAAGGGTGGTTGACCGCATATTTACAAGAATGGGGACAATGGATAACCTTGAGTCGAATTCCAGCACG TTTATGACGGAGATGAGAGAGACCGCTTTCATAATGCAGAATGTCACCAATAG GAGTCTGATAGTCATGGATGAACTCGGGAGGGCTACTTCTTCCTCAGACGGGTTAGCAATGGCATGGAGCTGCTGCGAGTATCTCTTATCACTCAAAGC GTACACAGTATTTGCAACCCATATGGACAGTCTCGCAGAGTTAGCAACCATCTACCCAAATGTCAAggttcttcatttttatgtaGACATCAGAGATAACCGCTTAGACTTCAAGGTTCTGTCTGTCTTCCTTTCGTATGAGTTCGAGACTTTAGGTACTGCTGCTGAATGTTACATTGTTCTGATCAGTTTCAACTGCGAGATGGAACCCTACATGTTCCACATTATGGCCTTCTATTAG
- a CDS encoding Oxidoreductase family protein, translating into MFLLRSLYAPQLQIANRSFFSSFLFGTKLINSSNFVWNQVLEAAKKRSDMVVQVGLEYRYMPPVAKLIEQVKGRDFGNVKMVAIREHRFPFLVKVNNWNRFNVNTGGTLVEKCCHFFDLMRLFAGANPVCVMASGGMDVNHKDEVYGGKVPDIIDNAYVIIEFDNGCRGMLDLCMFAEGSKNEQEISVTGDIGKGEALVPEGIVRSGSRIGGREHVQTIKAEDERIKYEGLHHGSSYLEHLTFLSAIRGEGIAAVDLEDGLMAVAMGVAAQLSIQERRYVTIDEVL; encoded by the exons ATGTTCTTGTTGAGAAGCCTTTATGCACCACAGTTGCAGATTGCAAACAggtcttttttctcttcttttctgtttggTACCAAATTGATCAATTCATCCAACTTTGTCTGGAATCAGGTTTTGGAGGCTGCAAAGAAAAGGTCAGATATGGTGGTGCAAGTTGGGTTGGAGTACAGATACATGCCGCCAGTTGCTAAGCTAATAGAACAAGTAAAAGGCAGAGACTTTGGTAATGTCAAGATGGTAGCAATCCGAGAACATAGATTCCCTTTCTTGGTTAAG GTGAACAACTGGAATAGATTCAATGTGAACACTGGAGGGACCTTAGTGGAGAAATGCTGCCACTTCTTTGATCTAATGAGGCTCTTTGCCGGTGCAAATCCTGTCTGTGTGATGGCTTCTGGAGGCATGGATGTGAACCACAAGGATGAAGTTTATGGTGGAAAG GTGCCTGATATAATTGATAACGCATATGTTATTATTGAGTTTGACAATGGATGTCGTGGGATGCTCGATCTTTGCATGTTTGCTGAAGGAAGCAAAAACGAGCAAGAAATTTCTGTTACTGGTGACATTGGAAAG GGGGAGGCACTTGTTCCAGAGGGTATAGTTCGATCTGGCAGTCGTATTGGAGGAAGAGAACACGTTCAAACAATAAAAGCAGAAGATGAAAGAATAAA ATATGAAGGGTTGCATCACGGGTCAAGTTACTTGGAACACCTCACCTTCTTATCAGCAATCAGAGGTGAAGGAATAGCAGCTGTTGATTTGGAAGACGGATTGATGGCTGTTGCCATGGGAGTTGCTGCACAGCTCTCCATTCAGGAGCGCCGCTATGTAACCATTGACGAGGTCTTGTGA
- the MSH4 gene encoding MUTS-like protein 4 (MUTS-like protein 4 (MSH4); FUNCTIONS IN: damaged DNA binding, mismatched DNA binding, ATP binding; INVOLVED IN: mismatch repair, synapsis, meiotic prophase I; LOCATED IN: condensed nuclear chromosome; EXPRESSED IN: flower, sporocyte; EXPRESSED DURING: petal differentiation and expansion stage, IL.00 inflorescence just visible; CONTAINS InterPro DOMAIN/s: DNA mismatch repair protein MutS, clamp (InterPro:IPR007861), DNA mismatch repair protein MutS, C-terminal (InterPro:IPR000432), DNA mismatch repair protein MutS, core (InterPro:IPR007696); BEST Arabidopsis thaliana protein match is: MUTS homolog 2 (TAIR:AT3G18524.1); Has 13303 Blast hits to 13154 proteins in 2712 species: Archae - 169; Bacteria - 9120; Metazoa - 661; Fungi - 837; Plants - 451; Viruses - 3; Other Eukaryotes - 2062 (source: NCBI BLink).), with protein sequence MEDDGGERSSFVAGLIENRAKEVGMAAFDLRSASLHLSQYIETSSSYQNTKTLLRFYDPSVIIVPPNKLAADGMVGVSELVDRCYSTVRKVVFARGCFDDTKGAVLIQNLAAEEPLALGLDTYYKQHYLSLAAAAATIKWIEAEKGVIVTNHSLTVTFNGSFDHMNIDATSVENLELIDPFHNALLGTSNKKRSLFQMFKTTKTAGGTRLLRANLLQPLKDIETINTRLDCLDELMSNEQLFFGLSQVLRKFPKETDRVLCHFCFKPKKVTEAVIGFENTRKSQNMISSIILLKTALDALPILAKVLKDAKCFLLANVYKSVCENDRYASIRKKIGEVIDDDVLHARVPFVARTQQCFALKAGIDGFLDIARRTFCDTSEAIHNLASKYREEFNLPNLKLPFNNRQGFFFRIPQKEVQGKLPNKFTQVVKHGKNIHCSSLELASLNVRNKSAAGECFIRTETCLEALMDAIREDISALTLLAEVLCLLDMIVNSFAHTISTKPVDRYSRPELTDSGPLAIDAGRHPILESIHNDFVSNSIFMSEATNMLVVMGPNMSGKSTYLQQVCLVVILAQIGCYVPARFATIRVVDRIFTRMGTMDNLESNSSTFMTEMRETAFIMQNVTNRSLIVMDELGRATSSSDGLAMAWSCCEYLLSLKAYTVFATHMDSLAELATIYPNVKVLHFYVDIRDNRLDFKFQLRDGTLHVPHYGLLLAEVAGLPSTVIDTARIITKRITDKENKRIELNCGKHHEIHRIYRVAQRLICLKYSRQTEDSIRQALQNLNESFTEERL encoded by the exons ATGGAAGACGACGGAGGAGAGAGATCGAGTTTCGTCGCCGGCCTAATTGAGAACAGAGCCAAAGAG GTTGGAATGGCTGCTTTTGACCTAAGATCGGCTTCACTGCATCTATCTCAGTATATAGAGACAAGCAGCTCATACCAAAACACGAAGACGCTGTTGCGTTTCTATGATCCTTCTGTGATAATTGTTCCTCCCAACAAATTGGCAGCCGATGGCATGGTTGGGGTATCGGAACTGGTGGATAGATGTTATAGCACCGTTAGGAAG GTTGTGTTTGCCCGTGGCTGTTTTGATGACACCAAG GGTGCTGTGCTAATACAAAACTTGGCAGCAGAAGAACCTTTGGCGCTTGGTTTAGACACTTACTATAAGCAGCATTATCTCTCATtggctgctgctgctgctacaATCAAATG GATAGAGGCGGAAAAGGGTGTGATAGTCACCAACCACTCACTGACT GTAACTTTTAATGGATCGTTTGATCACATGAATATCGATGCAACTAG TGTTGAGAATCTGGAACTCATTGATCCATTCCACAACGCACTTTTGGGCACTAGCAACAAAAAGAGGAGTTTGTTCCAGATGTTcaagacaacaaaaacagcTGGCGG GACTAGGCTTCTTCGCGCAAACTTGTTACAGCCTCTGAAAGATATTGAAACTATTAACACTCGCCTGGACTGCCTG GATGAGTTGATGAGCAATGAACAACTATTCTTTGGGCTTTCACAAGTTTTACGAAAATTTCCAAAAGAGACTG ATCGAGTTCTTTGTCATTTCTGCTTCAAGCCAAAGAAAGTCACTGAAGCGGTCATAGGTTTTGAAAATACCAGAAAGAGCCAAAACATGATTTCAAGCATTATCTTACTTAAGACTGCATTGGATGCTTTACCTATACTTGCAAAg GTTCTGAAGGACGCaaagtgttttcttcttgCCAATGTTTACAAGTCAGTGTGTGAAAATGATAGATATGCTTCCATCAGAAAAAA aATCGGGGAagttattgatgatgatgtccTCCATGCACGGGTTCCGTTTGTTGCCCGTACACAGCAGTGTTTTGCTTTAAAAGCCGGAATTGATGGATTTTTGGATATTGCAAGAAGAACCTTCTGTGATACTAGTGAAG CAATACATAATCTGGCCAGTAAGTATCGTGAGGAATTCAACTTGCCAAATTTGAAACTCCCTTTCAACAACAGGCAGGGATTCTTTTTCAGAATTCCTCAGAAGGAAGTTCAGGGAAAACTTCCGAACAAATTCACTCAG GTTGTAAAACATGGGAAAAACATACATTGTTCGAGTCTGGAACTGGCTTCT TTGAATGTCAGGAATAAGTCTGCCGCTGGAGAGTGTTTCATTCGAACGGAAACATGCTTGGAAG CACTAATGGATGCTATAAGGGAAGATATCTCTGCCCTCACACTCCTAGCAGAAGTCTTATGTCTCCTAGATATGATTGTTAATTCATTTGCTCATACAATATCCACAAAGCCAGTGGATCGATACTCTAGACCTGAACTAACAG ATAGTGGCCCACTGGCAATTGATGCTGGAAGGCATCCCATCCTAGAAAGCATACACAACGACTTTGTT TCTAATAGTATATTCATGTCAGAAGCAACCAACATGTTGGTAGTTATGGGTCCAAACAT GAGCGGAAAGAGCACATATCTCCAACAGGTGTGTCTAGTAGTCATTCTTGCTCAGATTGGTTGCTATGTCCCAGCTCGCTTTGCAACTATAAGGGTGGTTGACCGCATATTTACAAGAATGGGGACAATGGATAACCTTGAGTCGAATTCCAGCACG TTTATGACGGAGATGAGAGAGACCGCTTTCATAATGCAGAATGTCACCAATAG GAGTCTGATAGTCATGGATGAACTCGGGAGGGCTACTTCTTCCTCAGACGGGTTAGCAATGGCATGGAGCTGCTGCGAGTATCTCTTATCACTCAAAGC GTACACAGTATTTGCAACCCATATGGACAGTCTCGCAGAGTTAGCAACCATCTACCCAAATGTCAAggttcttcatttttatgtaGACATCAGAGATAACCGCTTAGACTTCAAG TTTCAACTGCGAGATGGAACCCTACATGTTCCACATTATGGCCTTCTATTAGCTGAAGTGGCGGGTCTGCCTAGTACAGTGATCGATACAGCTAGGATCATAACCAAAAGGATCACAGACAAA gaaaataaaagaatagaGCTAAATTGTGGGAAGCACCACGAAATACATCGGATCTACCGAGTTGCTCAAAGGTTGATATGCTTGAAATACTCTAGACAGACAGAAGACTCAATTCGTCAAGCACTCCAAAATCTGAATGAAAGCTTCACTGAAGAAAGACTCTAA
- a CDS encoding Ribosomal protein L23/L15e family protein (Ribosomal protein L23/L15e family protein; FUNCTIONS IN: structural constituent of ribosome; INVOLVED IN: translation; LOCATED IN: ribosome, cytosolic large ribosomal subunit, nucleolus, membrane; EXPRESSED IN: 25 plant structures; EXPRESSED DURING: 14 growth stages; CONTAINS InterPro DOMAIN/s: Ribosomal protein L15e (InterPro:IPR000439), Ribosomal protein L23/L15e, core (InterPro:IPR012678), Ribosomal protein L15e, conserved site (InterPro:IPR020925); BEST Arabidopsis thaliana protein match is: Ribosomal protein L23/L15e family protein (TAIR:AT4G16720.1); Has 1380 Blast hits to 1379 proteins in 431 species: Archae - 314; Bacteria - 0; Metazoa - 407; Fungi - 163; Plants - 282; Viruses - 0; Other Eukaryotes - 214 (source: NCBI BLink).), with amino-acid sequence MGAYKYVSELWRKKQSDVMRFLQRVRCWEYRQQPSIVRLVRPTRPDKARRLGYKAKQGFVVYRVRVRRGGRKRPVPKGIVYGKPTNQGVTQLKFQRSKRSVAEERAGRKLGGLRVVNSYWLNEDSTYKYYEIILVDPAHNAVRNDPRINWICNPVHKHRELRGLTSEGKKNRGLRGKGHNNHKNRPSRRATWKKNNSISLRRYR; translated from the exons ATGG GTGCGTACAAATACGTGTCGGAGCTATGGAGGAAGAAGCAGTCGGATGTGATGAGGTTTCTTCAGAGGGTTAGGTGTTGGGAGTATCGCCAGCAGCCTTCCATTGTTCGTCTTGTTCGTCCCACTCGTCCCGACAAGGCTCGTCGTCTCGGCTACAAGGCCAAGCag GGGTTTGTTGTCTACCGTGTTCGAGTCAGACGTGGTGGACGCAAGAGGCCAGTGCCTAAGGGTATCGTGTACGGTAAACCCACCAACCAGGGAGTGACACAGCTCAAATTCCAGCGTAGTAAGAGATCTGTTGCTGAGGAACGTGCTGGTCGCAAACTGGGAGGCCTTAGGGTTGTTAACTCCTACTGGCTCAATGAG GACTCTACCTACAAGTACTACGAGATTATCCTTGTAGACCCTGCACACAATGCCGTCCGAAATGATCCAAGGATCAACTGGATCTGCAACCCTGTGCACAAGCACAGAGAACTCAGAGGTCTCACCTCCGAAGGAAAGAAGAATCGTGGTCTTCGTGGAAAGGGTCACAACAACCACAAGAACAGACCTTCCCGCAGGGCAACctggaagaagaacaacagtATCTCTCTCCGTCGTTACCGGTGA
- a CDS encoding Formyl transferase: MIRRVSTTSCLSATAFRSFTKWSFKSSQFHGESLDSSVSPLLIPGFHVFHCPDVVGIVAKLSDCIAAKGGNILGYDVFVPENKNVFYSRSEFIFDPVKWPRRQMDEDFQTIAQKFSALSSVVRVPSLDPKYKIALLLSKQDHCLVEMLHKWQDGKLPVDITCVISNHERAPNTHVMRFLQRHGISYHYLPTTDQNKIEEEILELVKGTDFLVLARYMQLLSGNFLKGYGKDVINIHHGLLPSFKGRNPVKQVYI; encoded by the exons ATGATACGAAGAGTCTCCACCACCTCATGTCTCTCCGCCACAGCTTTTAGATCATTTACCAAATGGTCCTTTAAATCTTCTCAATTTCACGGCGAGTCCCTCGATTCCTCTGTCTCACCTCTTCTCATTCCCGGCTTCCACGTCTTCCATTGTCCG GATGTCGTTGGGATTGTAGCGAAACTTTCAGATTGTATTGCTGCTAAAGGAGGTAACATTCTTGGTTATGATGTTTTTGTTCCTGAGAACAAGAACGTCTTCTACTCTAGAAG TGAGTTTATATTTGATCCAGTAAAATGGCCGAGGAGGCAGATGGATGAAGATTTTCAAACTATTGCACAAAAGTTTAGTGCTTTGAGCTCAGTAGTACGAGTGCCCTCTTTAGACCCCAAATACAAGATAGCTCTTCTACTGTCGAAACAG GATCATTGTCTGGTTGAAATGTTACATAAATGGCAGGATGGAAAACTTCCCGTTGATATAACATGTGTGATAAG TAATCATGAAAGAGCTCCAAACACCCATGTTATGAGGTTTCTCCAGAGGCATGGCATCTCTTATCATTATTTACCAACAACCGATCAGAATAAAATAGAAGAGGAGATTTTGGAATTGGTTAAGGGTACCGATTTTCTAGTTCTCGCTAGATACATGCAG CTACTATCCGGTAACTTCTTGAAAGGTTATGGAAAAGATGTAATCAACATCCATCATGGCCTCTTGCCATCATTCAAAGGAAGAAATCCCGTGAAACAGGTTTATATTTAG
- a CDS encoding Oxidoreductase family protein (Oxidoreductase family protein; FUNCTIONS IN: oxidoreductase activity, binding, catalytic activity; INVOLVED IN: oxidation reduction, metabolic process; LOCATED IN: cellular_component unknown; EXPRESSED IN: 23 plant structures; EXPRESSED DURING: 14 growth stages; CONTAINS InterPro DOMAIN/s: Oxidoreductase, N-terminal (InterPro:IPR000683), Oxidoreductase, C-terminal (InterPro:IPR004104), NAD(P)-binding domain (InterPro:IPR016040); Has 13319 Blast hits to 13319 proteins in 1855 species: Archae - 262; Bacteria - 9244; Metazoa - 179; Fungi - 353; Plants - 43; Viruses - 0; Other Eukaryotes - 3238 (source: NCBI BLink).), translated as MADVKDSVITKYGIVGIGMMGREHLINLHHLRDQGLAVVCIADPHPPSQLLAIELAQSFGWELKVFSGHEELLKSELCDVIVVSSPNMTHHQILMDIINYSKPHHVLVEKPLCTTVADCKQVLEAAKKRSDMVVQVGLEYRYMPPVAKLIEQVKGRDFGNVKMVAIREHRFPFLVKVNNWNRFNVNTGGTLVEKCCHFFDLMRLFAGANPVCVMASGGMDVNHKDEVYGGKVPDIIDNAYVIIEFDNGCRGMLDLCMFAEGSKNEQEISVTGDIGKGEALVPEGIVRSGSRIGGREHVQTIKAEDERIKYEGLHHGSSYLEHLTFLSAIRGEGIAAVDLEDGLMAVAMGVAAQLSIQERRYVTIDEVL; from the exons ATGGCGGATGTTAAGGACTCAGTGATTACCAAGTACGGAATCGTAGGGATTGGTATGATGGGAAGAGAACATCTCATCAATCTTCACCATCTCCGTGACCAAGGCCTCGCCGTCGTTTGCATCGCCGATCCTCACCCTCCTTCACAGCTCCTGGCCATTGAACTCGCTCAATCTTTTGGATGGGAGCTTAAG GTTTTCTCAGGACACGAGGAGTTGCTCAAGAGTGAGCTGTGTGACGTTATTGTTGTCTCTTCTCCAAATATGACTCATCATCAGATTCTTATGGACATTATCAATTATTCAAAACCGCATCATGTTCTTGTTGAGAAGCCTTTATGCACCACAGTTGCAGATTGCAAACAg GTTTTGGAGGCTGCAAAGAAAAGGTCAGATATGGTGGTGCAAGTTGGGTTGGAGTACAGATACATGCCGCCAGTTGCTAAGCTAATAGAACAAGTAAAAGGCAGAGACTTTGGTAATGTCAAGATGGTAGCAATCCGAGAACATAGATTCCCTTTCTTGGTTAAG GTGAACAACTGGAATAGATTCAATGTGAACACTGGAGGGACCTTAGTGGAGAAATGCTGCCACTTCTTTGATCTAATGAGGCTCTTTGCCGGTGCAAATCCTGTCTGTGTGATGGCTTCTGGAGGCATGGATGTGAACCACAAGGATGAAGTTTATGGTGGAAAG GTGCCTGATATAATTGATAACGCATATGTTATTATTGAGTTTGACAATGGATGTCGTGGGATGCTCGATCTTTGCATGTTTGCTGAAGGAAGCAAAAACGAGCAAGAAATTTCTGTTACTGGTGACATTGGAAAG GGGGAGGCACTTGTTCCAGAGGGTATAGTTCGATCTGGCAGTCGTATTGGAGGAAGAGAACACGTTCAAACAATAAAAGCAGAAGATGAAAGAATAAA ATATGAAGGGTTGCATCACGGGTCAAGTTACTTGGAACACCTCACCTTCTTATCAGCAATCAGAGGTGAAGGAATAGCAGCTGTTGATTTGGAAGACGGATTGATGGCTGTTGCCATGGGAGTTGCTGCACAGCTCTCCATTCAGGAGCGCCGCTATGTAACCATTGACGAGGTCTTGTGA
- a CDS encoding Formyl transferase: MIRRVSTTSCLSATAFRSFTKWSFKSSQFHGESLDSSVSPLLIPGFHVFHCPDVVGIVAKLSDCIAAKGGNILGYDVFVPENKNVFYSRSEFIFDPVKWPRRQMDEDFQTIAQKFSALSSVVRVPSLDPKYKIALLLSKQDHCLVEMLHKWQDGKLPVDITCVISNHERAPNTHVMRFLQRHGISYHYLPTTDQNKIEEEILELVKGTDFLVLARYMQVYQLLSSILGSFSLS, translated from the exons ATGATACGAAGAGTCTCCACCACCTCATGTCTCTCCGCCACAGCTTTTAGATCATTTACCAAATGGTCCTTTAAATCTTCTCAATTTCACGGCGAGTCCCTCGATTCCTCTGTCTCACCTCTTCTCATTCCCGGCTTCCACGTCTTCCATTGTCCG GATGTCGTTGGGATTGTAGCGAAACTTTCAGATTGTATTGCTGCTAAAGGAGGTAACATTCTTGGTTATGATGTTTTTGTTCCTGAGAACAAGAACGTCTTCTACTCTAGAAG TGAGTTTATATTTGATCCAGTAAAATGGCCGAGGAGGCAGATGGATGAAGATTTTCAAACTATTGCACAAAAGTTTAGTGCTTTGAGCTCAGTAGTACGAGTGCCCTCTTTAGACCCCAAATACAAGATAGCTCTTCTACTGTCGAAACAG GATCATTGTCTGGTTGAAATGTTACATAAATGGCAGGATGGAAAACTTCCCGTTGATATAACATGTGTGATAAG TAATCATGAAAGAGCTCCAAACACCCATGTTATGAGGTTTCTCCAGAGGCATGGCATCTCTTATCATTATTTACCAACAACCGATCAGAATAAAATAGAAGAGGAGATTTTGGAATTGGTTAAGGGTACCGATTTTCTAGTTCTCGCTAGATACATGCAGGTATATCAGCTTTTAAGTTCCATCCTAGGCTCGTTTTCTTTGTCTTGA